GAAGATGCCATCCACTGCCTGATTGGTCGCGAACAACTGCGAGCCGTTGACCGCATCGGTCGAGCTGCCGCTGATCCGTCCGGCTGCGACGTTCTGAATCTGTCGCGGCGCAGCGGCCGAGCCGACACTGACGACGTCGCCTGCCGCCGGCGCGCCGCCCGCGAACGTGCGGGTCGTCCCTGCGACCACGGCGTTCGGCGTCTGCACGGCGGCCGACACGGTCGACGCATTGCCAAGGACGACCGCGCCGTCCAGGCCGCCGGGTATCGTCACGCCGTTGCCAACGACGAACGCGTTATTCGCATTGATCGTGTTGTTGTTACCGAGCGAATACGAGCCCGAGCCCGTGATGGTGCTCGGATCGCCGATCGCCCCGGAATTTGCGCCGCTGACGACGTTGCTTGTGCCAATGCTCAGGCTATTGGCGCCCGTAGCCTGCGCGCCCAGACCCAGCGCAACAGCGTTCGTGCCAGATGCCACCGCGTTGTTCCCGATGGCCGTGCCCGATACACCGGACGCTGTTGCACCGCTGCCCATGGCAGTTGCACCACTTTGAGAAGCCGCTGACGCGTTGCCCACCGCCACGCTAAAGCCGCCTGAGGCCGTCGACAGAACGCCGATGGCGATCGAGCCGGTGGCTGATGCCTTGGCGTTCAACCCAACCGAAGTGGTGCCGTTTGCAGTCACGCCGATGCCCGCGTTCGTGCCGATCGCGATGTTGTCGTTGCCGGATACCAGGCTACCTGCCGAAGCGGCCAGCGTACCGTCATACGTGACCGTGCCGTCGCCCGTGCCGAACGCGACGTTGCGCGTGCCCGTGACGCCAGACCCCGCGCCACGCATCGCACTCGCGATACCGCCGCCGACTGCGGTGTTTTGCGCACCGCTCACGAGCGTGCCGGTGGCAATACCGACGGCGACCGAGCCGGTGTTGCCGGTGGTTGAGCCCGCGCCTGCACCCTGGCCCGCCGCAACGGTGCCGTCGCCGATGGCGAGCGCCTGCCCGCCGATTGCGAGTGCCGTGTTGCCGCTGGCCTTCGCGCCGTTGCCAACAGCGGTGGCGGCGGCATTCGTCGCCTGGGCGTTTGCCCCAAGCGCGACGGCGTTGTCTGCGGTTGCCTTTGCCAAGGATCCGACGGCGGTCGACAAGTTGCCGCTGGCAACGCTTTGGACGCCCATACCAATGCCCGCCGTGCCGCTGGCAGTGACGTCCGTACCGATACCGATCGTCGAATCGGCAGTTGCACCGGTACCCGGAGCGGTGCGCGCACCCACATTGATGGAATTGGTTCCGGAGGCAATGGATTGGAAGCCGACAGCCACTGCGTTAAGGCCCGTGCTGTTGGCGCCATAACCCACCGCCGTGGAGCCGCCTTGCGTGGCGATCGACATAAAACCAACACACGTCGTGCTTCCACTGTAGAAGTTGTACGGGGCCGTAGAACAGTTCACCTGCGCATATGCCTGCCCAGAGAACGCGGAACCCAGGAGCGCCACTGCGGCTGCAACCAAGGTCATCGCACCGCCAGCCGCGTTCCCGCTGGCGCGCCGCACAACCGAGCCACCCTTTCCTTTTGCCTTGTCCAGCTCCGACGCCGCCACCCAGGCGCTCAGCGCCTCATTCCATATCGATTTGTATGATTTGTTCATATTGATTCCATCGTGCTCGCCATGAGCTTCAGAAAAGAAACGGAAGAACCGGGTGAGCCATCGCGCGGCACACATCACAAGGACGAACGCGCCCTAGGCGCCCGCAAAAACTGCGGGTTCCCGATTGATTGGAACTGCCAGAAATTAAAAAAGCCGACCATCAAACGGCTTTAAAAAGGACGCAGCAACTCACCGCCCCGATAAGGAGCGTCATCAATACAGCAGGAGTTAAATTCTGGTCCGCTGAGCCGAATATTCAGTGGTCGACGGCTTGGCCCGTGAAGGGCGCGGGGGATCAGGGCGGATCAAAGGGCCACTTGATAGCGACATGAATGGCGTGGGTTGGGCTTGGATCGACACGTCGTCGGCGCCTTGTATTTGCCCAAACGTTTGCCCTGACCGTGTAGCTCGTCGTATTCATTGCTACCGTACCCCCGGCAGTGCGGCTTTCTTATTGACGAAGGAGCGCTATCTCATGCACAGACCCGTCTTGATGTGCAGGGGCTGAGATAGGCGCAGAGGGAAAAACTTCAAAGACTGAAGAAAAATAGTCGAACTTGAATATTGTGTCTAGATATTTAGTACTAAGAAGCGCGTGATTTTTACAATTGGAACGACCGATCATGCGTATTTCGGCGAATACGTTGGTTTAGACATACCCAACTACGATCCATTGTTAACGTATTGAAATATTTGCCGCATACTAATTAATAAATCCACACGCATGCAGTGGTTAATATCGACAATTCTATTTCAAATAAATTTTGCGCAAAGAACAAAAAAAGAGCGGCACGCCTCATGTTGGGGCGTGCCGCTCTTTAATCGCGAACACATTCGGGGATTTGGCCTGTCGCTGCGCCGAAAGTGTGCGTTCTGTGCGTTTGTGCCGTTAACGAGCGCACTCACTGCGCCGCCGGGCGCGGCACAGACGCCCGGAACCGGTGCGCAAGCGTGTGATAGAACGACGGGGTTAGCGCCTTGGAGACCTGGCTCGACAACAACGCCACGGCCATGAGCGGCAAGACCATCTCGTGGCCGTCGATCATCTCCATCACGATCACGAACGATGTGATGGGCGACTGCGTGACTGCCGCCAGGTAGCCGACCATGCAAAGCGCGGCAAGACTCGGCAGCGGTATCGCCGATGTCACCAGCGACATGACATTGCCCAGCCCCGCCCCAATTGCCAGCGACGGCGCAAAAATGCCACCCGGAATGCCGGACAGGTACGACGCGATCAGCGCACCGAACTTGAGCACCGCATAGAACGGCGAGAGCGCCTGATGGGTCTCCAGCAGGCCCCGCGCTTCTGCATAACCGCTGCCGAACGTGGTGCCGCCTGAAACGAGGCCGATCAGCGCGATTGCGATGCCGCACAAAAAGGCAAACCACACCGGTTGCCCTTGTTTGATGTCCACCAGCCGCGCAGGCATCCAGCGCGGTATGTTGAGCAGCAGCCAGCAGAACGCCCCGCCCGCCACGCCCGAGATGATGCTCGCGGCAATCACCACGGGCACCAGCGCCAGATGAAACTGCCCAATGGCCTGGATGCGCCCGAAATACAGGTAATTGCCTTGCAGACCCAGGGCGACCACGCCGGAAAAAATGATGGCGGTGATGAGCGTGCCGCTGTTGCGGGCCACGAAACTGCGCGTGAGTTCTTCAATGGCAAACACGACGCCCGCCAGCGGCGTGTTGAACGCCGCCGCAAGCCCGGCCGCTGCGCCTGCAAGCGCAAGCTGTCGCTCGATGTGCTTGCTGCTTCGACGATAGCCCCGCCGCATGGCGAACATGAGCGATGCGCCAATCTGCACCGTGGGGCCCTCGCGGCCGATCGTAAAGCCACAGAGGATGCCCAGGAACGAGACCACGATCTTGCCGAACATGATGCGCAGGGAGAGCAGCGCACTGGACAGCCGCCCGTCCTCCAGCGTCGCAATGACCTGCGGAATGCCGCTGCCCTCGGCACCGCGAAAAAACTGGCGCGTCAGCCAGATGGCAAGCGCTGCGCCAAGCGGTGTGACAACGATCGGGAGCCAGAACGCGTGCGACACCATGCCGCGAAAAAGCTCGAAGCCCAAATCGATGAGCTTGGCGTAGGCGACGGATACCAGACCCACGAGAACGGCACCGAGCCAGAAGATGCCGTAGTTTGCCCAGAGTCTCCTGGCCCGACGCACTGATTGATCTGCGATGTGGAGAGGAGAAAACATGGGGCCGGGGTGTCGAGGCTGTGAAGCGGAGATTATAAGACCCGGCATGAGTCGGCCTCTTCGTGCGGCCTCTTCGTGCGGCCTTGATTGCACGCGGCAGTCCAGGCAGCGATGCCGCGTGATAGAGTCGTCCGCCCCTCCCCGGATCGTGTAGCCCTATGTCGACATTCGCGCTTGTTCCCAAGCAAACGGCGTTGTTGGTCATGCACTACCAGACCGACATCATGGCGTTGTTTCCGGCCGTCGCACCCACGTTGCTCTCCAACACCCGCAAGCTGTGCGACGCCGCGCGGGCCAAGGGTGTGAGCGTCTATTTTGCGAAGTTCCACTTCAGCCCCGGCTATCCGGAAGTCAGCCCGTTGAACAAGAACGGGCAAGGCGTGAAGCAACTGGGGCTGTTCGTTGAAGATCGCATCTCGCCGGAGCTCGGTCGGCAGCCTGATGAGTCGATCATCATCGCGCACCGCGCCAGCGTGTTCTATGGCACCGATCTGCAGGTGCGGTTATCCGCCAAGGGCATCGATACCTTGATCATGGTGGGGGTGGCGTCGACGGGTGTGATGCTGTCGTCCATTGCCCACGCGAGCGATGCGGACTACCGGCTGTTCACCGTGAAGGACTGCTGCTACGACCCGGACCCGGTCGTGCACGACCATCTTTTTGCGACGGCGTTTGAATCGCGTACGACGGTGCTATCGCTGGCGGATGCGCTATCGATGCTGGAGTAAATGGCGAGAGGTTGTCGGCGCGCTTCAGACGCTGACGACCTTGTTCTTGCCGGCGCGCTTGGCCTGATACATGCCGCGATCGGCGCGATGGATGGCCGCCACGGGCGGCTCGTCCTTGCCGACTTCGGCCACGCCGGCAGAGAAGGTGATGAACAGGCGGGTGTCGCCTGCCGCAAAGAAGCGCTGCGTGAGCGCCCGCTGCAGGCGGACGATGGTCTGCACGCCTTCTTC
This is a stretch of genomic DNA from Ralstonia wenshanensis. It encodes these proteins:
- a CDS encoding isochorismatase family cysteine hydrolase; translated protein: MSTFALVPKQTALLVMHYQTDIMALFPAVAPTLLSNTRKLCDAARAKGVSVYFAKFHFSPGYPEVSPLNKNGQGVKQLGLFVEDRISPELGRQPDESIIIAHRASVFYGTDLQVRLSAKGIDTLIMVGVASTGVMLSSIAHASDADYRLFTVKDCCYDPDPVVHDHLFATAFESRTTVLSLADALSMLE
- a CDS encoding chloride channel protein; this encodes MFSPLHIADQSVRRARRLWANYGIFWLGAVLVGLVSVAYAKLIDLGFELFRGMVSHAFWLPIVVTPLGAALAIWLTRQFFRGAEGSGIPQVIATLEDGRLSSALLSLRIMFGKIVVSFLGILCGFTIGREGPTVQIGASLMFAMRRGYRRSSKHIERQLALAGAAAGLAAAFNTPLAGVVFAIEELTRSFVARNSGTLITAIIFSGVVALGLQGNYLYFGRIQAIGQFHLALVPVVIAASIISGVAGGAFCWLLLNIPRWMPARLVDIKQGQPVWFAFLCGIAIALIGLVSGGTTFGSGYAEARGLLETHQALSPFYAVLKFGALIASYLSGIPGGIFAPSLAIGAGLGNVMSLVTSAIPLPSLAALCMVGYLAAVTQSPITSFVIVMEMIDGHEMVLPLMAVALLSSQVSKALTPSFYHTLAHRFRASVPRPAAQ